Below is a window of Streptomyces genisteinicus DNA.
GGGCTCCTCCGCGTTGAGGGCCGCGTACTGCCGCTCGTAGTAGGCGAGCGAGCGGCCGAGCCGGAAGCCGTCGCGCTCCTCGGTGATCCGCAGCAGCCGGAAGAACTCGGGCAGGTCGGCCGCGCTGCCGACGACGGTCTCCACTCCCTCCTTGCGCGCCTTGCGCACATTGCGCCGCCACTCCTGGTTGAGCCCGGCCCACAGGTCGTCCACGGAGCGGCCGGTCAGCGGGACCCGGAAGACGTAGCGCGGCTGGGCGTCCCCGTCCTCCTCCCCGCCGCAGCGGTGCCAGCCCCGGGCCCGCAGCCGCTCGGAGACGGCGGTGCCCAGCGGGTCGACCTCCCGGGCCAGGACGTCGGCGAGCCGGCGCCCGGGGGCGGCGGCCGCCTTGAGGCGGGCCGCGTCCCAGCTCCGGTGCGCCGGTGACGGGCCGATGCGCACAGCGAACACCCCGGCCGTGCGCAGGGTCTTCAGCAGCGGGTCGAGCCAGCCGTCCAGGTGGGGGTCGGCCCAGTCGGCGACGGGGCCCTCCGGCAGGTAGGCGAAGTACTTGCGCGTGCCCGGGAGTTGGCGGAGGAGCACCAGGGCGACGCCGGTGAGGTCGCCCTCCTCGGGCCGGGGCCCCCAGCCGAGCAGCAGGGACCGCCAGCCCTCCTTCACGTCGGCCCAGGAGGGGCACTGGAGGAAGCCGGGGCCGAGGGCGTTCCCGGCGCGGGACGCGAGGAAGGCGCGGTACGTCTCGCGGCTGATGGGGGCGAGCGGCGTCTGCTGGCCTCGGTCGGCCGGCACGAGCAGTGCGGACACGGTGGTGGGACCTCTCTGGTCACGCGTCTGGTCACGCGTCTGTCGTCGCGCGATCACGCGGAATGCGGTGGAACGCCGTGGACTCTCACAGCCCCGCGTGACCGGTCCGCACGGCGAATATGACCGGACGATGACCGTTGTGACGCAACGGCCGTCACACCGCCCCGCACCCTCTCACCTGGGGTTTCTCCGCCCTACTCTCGGC
It encodes the following:
- a CDS encoding lipid II:glycine glycyltransferase FemX; translation: MSALLVPADRGQQTPLAPISRETYRAFLASRAGNALGPGFLQCPSWADVKEGWRSLLLGWGPRPEEGDLTGVALVLLRQLPGTRKYFAYLPEGPVADWADPHLDGWLDPLLKTLRTAGVFAVRIGPSPAHRSWDAARLKAAAAPGRRLADVLAREVDPLGTAVSERLRARGWHRCGGEEDGDAQPRYVFRVPLTGRSVDDLWAGLNQEWRRNVRKARKEGVETVVGSAADLPEFFRLLRITEERDGFRLGRSLAYYERQYAALNAEEPGRMTLYLARHQGEILAAHTMIRVGGRVWYQTGASADHRREVRPSNLLQWRMLQDAHALGADVYDMRGVPSTLDPAERGHGLLRWKLGTGGEVVETLGEWEKPLDGTANHALYRAFQAYLARR